The following coding sequences lie in one Lichenicola cladoniae genomic window:
- a CDS encoding DUF4331 domain-containing protein, translating into MLTRSDVISSSTEISQKREVRYKNDFVCIQNVGSFRTVTRGLVWAPPKRLLPKSYAERPMKQLLLAATAVTLLASMNAATASSHREAPMIAGMPRLDASDFFLFRSYETGRSNYVTMIADYVPLQDPGGGPNFYDMEHNGFYDINLDLDGTGRPTYTIRFRFYPVNRNITLPVGGKNVAIALINSGPIAIGNDASQNVGEIYTISLLTYSNGVATETMLKDTSGQSMFQKPVDRIGDKSVPNYAAYAATFTHDVVIPGCGTGRVFVGQRKDPFVVNLGETFDLVNYVHPIGEQYNAAALDDLAGKNVTSIVTEVPSSCVTRPGDPVVGAWTTSSLGTTINGHTTYQQVSRLANPLVNELVIGLKDKDKFNMSLPANDAQFATYVTNPTVPALIQALYPSLKAPTKFPRDDLVAVFLTGITGVTAPAHLVNPAEEMRLNTRVPITAYGSQNRLGVIGGDNAGYPNGRRPGDDVVDITLRVAMGRLYSLGLYGTPADAPSGRVDLTDGAYTDDTHYLTAFPYVKPPLSDSHQPAHE; encoded by the coding sequence GTGCTGACCCGGTCCGACGTGATCTCCTCATCTACAGAAATATCACAAAAAAGAGAGGTTCGTTATAAAAACGACTTTGTCTGCATCCAGAACGTCGGTTCGTTCCGAACAGTAACGCGTGGTCTAGTTTGGGCTCCGCCAAAAAGGCTTCTGCCGAAGTCATATGCGGAGCGTCCGATGAAACAGCTTCTCCTTGCAGCCACTGCAGTCACCCTGCTCGCCTCAATGAACGCGGCAACGGCTTCGAGCCATCGGGAGGCCCCGATGATTGCAGGCATGCCACGCCTCGATGCGTCCGACTTCTTCTTATTCCGAAGCTACGAGACCGGCCGATCTAATTACGTGACGATGATCGCCGACTACGTTCCGCTGCAGGACCCGGGCGGTGGCCCGAACTTCTACGACATGGAACATAACGGTTTCTACGACATCAATCTTGATCTCGACGGCACTGGACGGCCGACCTACACGATACGCTTCCGCTTCTACCCGGTGAACCGCAACATCACGTTGCCGGTCGGCGGCAAGAACGTAGCGATCGCGCTGATCAACTCGGGTCCGATTGCCATTGGAAACGATGCGTCCCAGAACGTCGGCGAGATCTACACGATCTCCCTGCTGACCTATTCCAACGGCGTGGCTACCGAAACCATGCTGAAGGACACCAGCGGCCAGTCGATGTTCCAGAAGCCAGTCGACCGTATCGGCGACAAATCAGTGCCGAACTATGCGGCTTACGCCGCTACCTTTACACATGACGTCGTGATTCCTGGCTGCGGTACTGGCCGGGTGTTCGTTGGTCAGCGCAAGGACCCGTTCGTCGTCAATCTCGGCGAGACCTTCGATTTGGTAAACTATGTTCACCCAATCGGCGAGCAGTACAACGCAGCCGCGCTGGACGATCTGGCGGGCAAGAACGTGACGTCGATCGTGACCGAGGTACCGTCGAGCTGCGTCACGCGGCCGGGTGATCCAGTTGTCGGTGCTTGGACCACCTCCTCGCTTGGCACTACTATCAATGGCCACACCACCTACCAGCAGGTCTCGCGACTGGCCAATCCGCTAGTGAATGAGTTGGTGATCGGGCTCAAGGATAAGGACAAGTTCAACATGTCTTTGCCGGCTAACGATGCCCAGTTCGCGACCTACGTCACCAACCCGACCGTGCCCGCCCTGATCCAGGCGCTGTATCCCAGCCTGAAGGCACCGACCAAGTTTCCCAGAGACGACCTCGTGGCCGTGTTCCTGACCGGGATCACCGGGGTGACCGCACCGGCGCATCTGGTCAATCCAGCCGAGGAGATGCGGCTCAACACCAGAGTCCCGATCACCGCGTATGGATCGCAGAACCGGCTCGGCGTCATTGGCGGCGATAATGCCGGCTATCCCAACGGACGCCGTCCGGGCGACGACGTGGTCGACATCACGCTACGCGTGGCAATGGGGCGGCTCTATTCGCTTGGCCTGTACGGCACCCCTGCCGACGCGCCATCCGGACGCGTAGACCTGACGGACGGCGCCTACACCGATGACACCCACTATCTGACGGCCTTCCCCTACGTGAAGCCGCCCCTGTCGGACTCGCATCAGCCGGCTCACGAATAG
- a CDS encoding tetratricopeptide repeat protein — MTTHNVASRQQAPHVVPVAAPRRTDMWSASRTLLVATLLCMPLHAGRTSPSIPTSDSVVLEQVPGSRDRSGIALRRLNAALALNRDDPVLAVQVARLDLEQSRKLGDPRYLGRAEAALSPWPVAAPATPADMLLLHAIVQQSNHDFAGSLATLARVVAAKPDSVQAWLVRAAVHQAQADYAAASRDCGQVASGRLGLVPDTCTASVMSLTGRATVALRAIAISLQQNAAEARAQPGIAVWTLTLQAEMADRLGDPSAEAYYRQALAIDPDDPYLLGTWSDWLLDHGRPQDVVVLLADRTRIDPLLLRLALAEQQTGRGQLAQHLDELEARFEASRLRGETVHRREEARYMLALRHRPTEALALALANWTVQREPADARILLEAAIAARRPNAAAPVRAWLGDNGVQDPRLVALANRTMASIGGKS, encoded by the coding sequence ATGACGACACACAACGTCGCATCGCGGCAACAGGCACCGCATGTCGTTCCGGTCGCGGCCCCGCGCCGGACCGATATGTGGTCGGCGTCGCGAACGCTGCTGGTCGCCACCTTGCTCTGTATGCCGCTGCATGCCGGGCGGACGTCGCCGTCGATCCCGACCAGTGACAGCGTGGTGCTGGAGCAGGTGCCGGGAAGCCGGGATAGATCGGGTATTGCCCTGCGGCGACTAAACGCGGCGCTGGCGCTCAATCGCGACGATCCGGTGCTCGCCGTGCAGGTCGCCCGCCTTGATCTGGAGCAGTCGCGCAAGCTCGGCGATCCGCGCTATCTCGGCCGCGCCGAGGCGGCCTTATCACCTTGGCCAGTCGCAGCACCGGCCACACCAGCCGACATGCTGCTTCTGCATGCGATCGTGCAGCAGAGCAATCACGACTTCGCCGGTAGCTTGGCGACCCTAGCTCGGGTCGTCGCGGCCAAGCCGGACTCGGTGCAGGCTTGGCTCGTTCGCGCCGCGGTGCACCAGGCCCAGGCTGATTACGCGGCGGCGTCCCGCGACTGCGGACAGGTCGCCAGCGGTCGGCTGGGCTTGGTACCTGATACCTGCACGGCCTCGGTCATGTCGCTGACCGGACGCGCGACGGTGGCGCTGCGTGCAATCGCGATCTCGCTGCAGCAGAACGCCGCCGAGGCGCGCGCGCAACCCGGGATCGCCGTCTGGACCCTCACCCTCCAGGCCGAGATGGCCGACCGGCTCGGCGACCCGTCGGCGGAGGCGTACTACCGACAGGCCCTAGCGATCGATCCGGACGATCCCTACCTGCTTGGCACCTGGAGCGACTGGCTGCTCGATCACGGCCGGCCGCAGGATGTCGTCGTCCTGCTCGCCGATCGAACACGGATTGACCCGCTACTGCTGCGCCTGGCCCTTGCTGAGCAGCAGACCGGACGCGGCCAGCTTGCCCAACACCTGGATGAGCTCGAAGCGCGGTTCGAAGCCAGCCGGCTACGCGGTGAGACCGTGCATCGGCGTGAGGAGGCCCGCTACATGCTGGCCCTGCGGCATCGCCCGACCGAAGCGCTGGCGCTGGCGCTGGCGAACTGGACCGTGCAGCGGGAGCCGGCGGATGCGCGGATCCTGTTGGAGGCGGCCATCGCGGCAAGGCGACCCAACGCGGCGGCGCCAGTGCGAGCCTGGCTTGGCGACAACGGCGTGCAGGACCCACGCCTAGTGGCACTCGCCAACCGCACCATGGCCTCGATCGGCGGCAAGTCGTGA
- a CDS encoding HupE/UreJ family protein — MIRRLLLALLAVLACSGRADAHSASSSYLHVVMQDRMMDVQWSIALRDLDYAIGLDADGNGAITWGELRQKQGVVIAYAMSRLSLRADSDICTPGPVTLLADELGDGGYAVLRFVARCNHRPTRLSVRYGLMFDLDPMHRGLLNVMMSGVPHAVALSPGQPDATFDVTPGYGDTIRTFFLTGMHHLLTGIDHMMFVTMLLVPAMFHRQLRSHGPDAVLIPVTRFRGMFLESVKVLSAFTLAHGTTLTLSVLHIVSIPERLSEAGIALTILITALDNIFHVIPGRRWPLAFLFGLVHGLGFATALGPLALPPVALGIALLSFNLGLEAAQVSIALVVLPIGFALRNTRVYPRRIMPAISTAVALVAFAWFTDRAFNFGLMPF; from the coding sequence GTGATCCGGCGGCTCCTGCTGGCCCTGCTCGCCGTCCTGGCCTGCTCCGGACGGGCCGACGCACACAGCGCCAGCAGCTCGTACCTTCATGTCGTGATGCAGGACCGGATGATGGACGTACAGTGGTCGATCGCACTGCGCGACCTCGACTACGCGATTGGCCTCGATGCCGATGGTAATGGCGCGATAACCTGGGGCGAGCTGCGACAGAAACAGGGCGTGGTCATCGCCTACGCGATGTCGCGCCTGTCGCTGCGTGCTGACAGCGACATCTGCACACCCGGCCCAGTCACGCTGTTGGCGGACGAGTTGGGAGACGGGGGCTACGCAGTGCTCCGCTTCGTGGCACGCTGCAATCACCGGCCAACCCGGCTTTCGGTGCGCTACGGGCTGATGTTCGACCTCGATCCGATGCATCGCGGGCTACTCAACGTCATGATGTCCGGCGTGCCTCATGCAGTTGCACTGTCTCCGGGTCAGCCGGACGCGACGTTCGACGTCACGCCCGGCTACGGCGACACCATCCGCACCTTCTTCCTTACCGGCATGCATCATCTGCTCACCGGCATCGACCACATGATGTTCGTGACCATGCTGCTGGTGCCGGCAATGTTCCACCGCCAGCTGCGTAGCCACGGGCCCGACGCCGTGCTGATCCCGGTAACGCGGTTCCGCGGCATGTTCCTGGAGTCCGTTAAAGTGCTCAGCGCTTTCACGTTGGCGCACGGCACCACGCTTACGCTGTCAGTGCTGCATATCGTCAGCATCCCGGAGCGGCTGAGCGAGGCGGGGATCGCGCTGACGATTCTGATCACCGCCCTGGATAACATTTTCCACGTCATACCGGGGCGTCGCTGGCCGCTGGCGTTCCTGTTCGGTCTGGTGCATGGGCTCGGATTCGCCACCGCCCTTGGACCGTTGGCGCTGCCGCCGGTGGCGCTTGGCATCGCCCTGCTCTCGTTCAACCTGGGGCTGGAGGCAGCACAGGTGTCGATTGCTCTCGTCGTGCTGCCGATCGGCTTCGCACTCCGCAACACGCGCGTCTATCCACGACGGATCATGCCAGCCATTTCGACCGCTGTCGCTCTGGTGGCGTTCGCGTGGTTCACCGACCGCGCCTTCAATTTTGGCTTAATGCCATTCTAA
- a CDS encoding SOS response-associated peptidase, with protein MCNLYSINSNQAAMRALAKTMSDTTGNLPPMPGVFPDYAAPIVRNTPAGRELALARWGMPSPAFALKGKKTNPGVTNVRNVASPHWRRWLGVESRCVVPFTSFSEHEQLPDGSKPPIWFALNEGRPLACFAGIWTRWTSVRKLKEGEVTVDAFGFLTTEPVEPVKTYHPKAMPVILTEAEEIERWMTAPTPEAMTLQRPLRDGALVVVARGAKRDPDDEPEIRPPASLNKDQADAALEWH; from the coding sequence ATCTGCAACCTCTACTCGATCAATTCGAACCAAGCTGCGATGCGCGCCCTGGCAAAGACTATGTCCGACACAACCGGCAACCTGCCCCCGATGCCAGGCGTCTTCCCCGACTACGCGGCGCCGATCGTCCGCAATACGCCAGCCGGCAGGGAACTGGCCCTGGCGCGCTGGGGCATGCCGTCGCCCGCCTTCGCACTGAAGGGCAAGAAGACCAACCCTGGCGTGACGAACGTGCGCAACGTGGCGTCCCCGCACTGGCGGCGCTGGCTTGGGGTCGAGAGCCGGTGCGTCGTGCCCTTCACCAGCTTCTCCGAGCATGAGCAGCTGCCAGATGGGTCCAAGCCACCGATTTGGTTCGCGCTGAACGAGGGCCGGCCACTGGCGTGCTTTGCAGGGATCTGGACGCGCTGGACGTCGGTGCGGAAGCTAAAGGAGGGTGAGGTCACGGTTGACGCCTTCGGCTTCCTGACCACCGAGCCTGTCGAGCCGGTGAAGACGTATCATCCCAAGGCCATGCCGGTGATCCTGACCGAGGCGGAGGAGATCGAGCGCTGGATGACGGCACCCACGCCCGAGGCGATGACGCTGCAGAGGCCGTTGCGGGATGGTGCGCTGGTTGTGGTGGCGCGTGGGGCGAAGCGGGATCCGGATGATGAGCCTGAGATCCGCCCACCAGCATCCCTGAATAAGGATCAAGCAGACGCTGCCTTAGAATGGCATTAA
- a CDS encoding septal ring lytic transglycosylase RlpA family protein — protein MQPFQHIQPRQSHVPVPRRLLVSGTTASFYGARQSDRRMANGKRFKPLGMTAASRTLPLGATVRVTNLANHRNALVLVTDRVGRRGHALDLSLGAAQHLGMQKQGLARARIERVS, from the coding sequence ATGCAGCCCTTCCAACATATTCAGCCACGCCAAAGCCATGTGCCGGTCCCGCGACGCTTACTTGTTTCCGGCACCACCGCCAGCTTCTACGGTGCGCGCCAGAGTGATCGACGCATGGCGAACGGAAAACGCTTTAAACCGCTGGGAATGACTGCGGCCAGTCGCACGCTTCCGCTGGGCGCTACAGTGCGGGTGACGAACTTGGCGAACCACCGTAACGCGCTGGTGTTGGTGACCGATCGTGTGGGGCGCCGCGGCCATGCGCTCGACCTCAGTCTAGGCGCCGCTCAACATCTCGGGATGCAGAAGCAGGGACTTGCAAGGGCGCGAATCGAGAGGGTCTCTTAG
- the tnpB gene encoding IS66 family insertion sequence element accessory protein TnpB (TnpB, as the term is used for proteins encoded by IS66 family insertion elements, is considered an accessory protein, since TnpC, encoded by a neighboring gene, is a DDE family transposase.) — MIALASGLRIYLACGTTDMRKGMTGLAMLVQQGLAADPFDGAVFAFRGRRAGLIKLLWHDGIGLCMLTKRLEQGQFVWPSATSTGRIALSAPQLTALLDGCEWRAPVPVRRPELAG, encoded by the coding sequence ATGATCGCACTCGCGTCGGGGTTGCGGATCTATCTGGCCTGCGGGACGACGGACATGCGCAAAGGTATGACGGGACTTGCGATGCTTGTGCAACAGGGGCTGGCCGCGGATCCGTTCGATGGTGCGGTGTTTGCGTTTCGGGGTCGCCGTGCTGGGCTGATCAAGCTGCTGTGGCATGACGGGATCGGGCTGTGCATGCTCACCAAGAGGCTGGAGCAGGGCCAGTTCGTCTGGCCGTCGGCCACTTCCACCGGTCGGATTGCGCTATCGGCGCCGCAGTTGACGGCCCTGCTCGACGGCTGCGAGTGGCGGGCTCCGGTGCCAGTGCGGCGGCCGGAACTGGCGGGATAA
- the tnpC gene encoding IS66 family transposase, whose translation MQIDLNALPEDAATLQQMLRTVLLQQGELHAENDKLRMLIQRLTRHQFGRRSEQLTPDQLQLALEELEQTIAANQAGQDAAVTATGLTRKSRIEPPGRNHGALPEHLPRYEVVVDVEDQTCSCCGHALHAIGELRTEQLDMVPSQLRVRVTRRPRYACRGCEGTVVVAPAPERPVDGGMPTEALIAHVVVSKFADSLPLYRQAQMLERQGIKLDRSTLANWVGRACWWLTPLYELMLGTVLAAPKLFAADTTLPVLDPGRGRTKTGRLWCYAVDDRPWVGPGHPMAAYVYLDDRKNERPAGHLARFRGVLQVDAYNGFKALASGRADASVTLAFCWSHMRRYFYEEYVSNTSPLAAELLLRVRSLYAIEAEIRGHPAGHRQTVRQERSRPIVEALHDWLHDQVTRISGASDLAKAMRYAIRHWPGLVVFLDDGRVEMDTKVVERAIRPNTLTRKNALFAGSDGGAKHWALAMTLIQTAKLNGVDPVAWLTDVLERIVSGRTKAHEMHTLLPWTWAEANASPETRPLAA comes from the coding sequence GTGCAGATAGACCTCAATGCTCTTCCAGAGGATGCCGCGACCCTGCAGCAAATGCTGCGGACGGTGTTGCTGCAGCAGGGCGAACTGCACGCCGAGAACGACAAGCTGCGCATGCTGATCCAGCGCCTAACCCGGCATCAGTTCGGTCGCCGGTCTGAGCAGCTCACCCCCGATCAGCTACAATTGGCACTTGAGGAGTTGGAGCAGACCATCGCCGCCAATCAGGCTGGCCAGGACGCGGCGGTCACTGCGACTGGCCTGACGCGCAAGTCGCGCATCGAACCACCTGGCCGCAACCACGGTGCGCTCCCGGAACACCTGCCACGCTACGAGGTGGTGGTCGATGTCGAGGACCAAACCTGCTCATGCTGCGGCCATGCGTTGCATGCTATCGGCGAACTGCGGACCGAGCAGCTCGACATGGTGCCCTCGCAGCTGCGGGTGCGGGTCACCCGGCGGCCACGTTATGCCTGCCGTGGCTGCGAGGGCACCGTGGTCGTTGCCCCGGCACCCGAGCGCCCCGTCGATGGCGGCATGCCGACCGAGGCATTAATCGCGCACGTGGTCGTCAGCAAGTTCGCCGACTCCCTGCCCCTGTATCGCCAGGCACAGATGCTCGAGCGACAGGGGATCAAGCTGGACCGCTCGACCTTGGCGAATTGGGTCGGCCGCGCGTGCTGGTGGCTGACGCCGCTGTATGAGTTAATGCTCGGCACGGTGCTGGCCGCGCCGAAGCTGTTCGCCGCCGACACCACACTGCCTGTGCTCGATCCCGGCCGGGGGCGGACCAAGACCGGGCGGCTGTGGTGCTATGCGGTCGACGACCGCCCCTGGGTTGGCCCAGGTCATCCGATGGCGGCCTATGTCTATTTGGATGACCGCAAGAACGAGCGACCGGCCGGGCATCTGGCCAGGTTCCGAGGCGTACTGCAGGTTGATGCCTATAACGGGTTCAAGGCACTGGCCAGCGGGCGTGCCGACGCGTCGGTGACGCTGGCGTTCTGCTGGTCGCACATGCGGCGCTACTTCTACGAGGAGTATGTGTCCAACACGTCGCCGCTGGCGGCCGAGCTCCTGCTGCGGGTTCGCTCGCTGTATGCGATTGAAGCCGAGATCCGTGGTCACCCTGCCGGGCATCGGCAAACCGTGCGTCAGGAGCGAAGTCGGCCGATCGTGGAGGCGCTGCACGATTGGTTGCACGACCAGGTCACACGGATATCGGGCGCATCCGACCTGGCCAAGGCGATGCGCTACGCCATTCGGCATTGGCCGGGCCTGGTGGTGTTTCTCGACGATGGCCGGGTGGAGATGGACACCAAGGTGGTCGAGCGTGCGATCAGGCCAAACACGCTGACGCGCAAGAACGCGCTGTTCGCCGGATCCGATGGTGGGGCGAAGCACTGGGCGTTGGCGATGACGCTGATCCAGACGGCAAAACTGAATGGCGTCGATCCAGTGGCGTGGCTCACCGACGTGCTCGAGCGCATCGTCTCCGGCCGCACCAAGGCGCATGAGATGCACACGTTGCTGCCGTGGACCTGGGCCGAAGCGAACGCCAGCCCAGAAACTAGGCCGCTCGCAGCGTAG
- a CDS encoding response regulator, translated as MAIILIVDDEFGIADLLVDVLSDEGHKVVTAANGKRGIEVLETERPELIFLDYMMPILDGAGMLQKMSENSGLRTIPVILMSSMDEETVMERCKGYSTFLRKPFRIWQVLALAAEILGNNKPGPTSPSVDNLP; from the coding sequence ATGGCGATCATCCTCATAGTGGACGATGAGTTCGGGATCGCGGACCTGCTCGTCGACGTCTTGTCGGATGAAGGCCATAAAGTTGTGACGGCCGCCAATGGCAAACGCGGGATAGAAGTTCTGGAAACCGAGCGTCCCGAGCTTATCTTTCTCGACTACATGATGCCGATCCTGGATGGCGCTGGCATGTTGCAGAAAATGAGCGAGAATTCGGGCCTCCGAACAATCCCCGTCATCCTCATGAGCTCGATGGATGAAGAAACCGTCATGGAGCGCTGCAAGGGCTATTCGACCTTCCTCCGCAAGCCGTTTAGGATTTGGCAGGTCCTGGCTTTAGCGGCAGAGATTCTTGGGAACAACAAGCCCGGACCGACATCGCCGAGCGTAGATAATTTGCCTTAG
- a CDS encoding ATPase domain-containing protein has product MTKAQFPIEPRVASGVPGLDIILSGGLLQGGLYIVQGPPGAGKTTLGNQLCFHHAAGGGKALYVTLLAEYHARMMQHLGSMTFFDASKIPDQITYLNGLRTLHEAGLKGLLDLLRREIAARTITLLVLDGVVSVRRAADDDQAFNAFVHALQAVAIATDCTMVILTNGQGTKTSPEHTMVDGIIEMSEQLIGWAAESTLQVVKFRGSAFLRGRHAFKITSDGVVVHPRIEALLARPSRVNTQVGGRVSTGNGQLDIMLGGGLPTASTTMVMGPSGVGKTTLGLEFLASCSATEPGLLFGFYETPPRIDAKIGGVCPRLRDLVDTGIVSVEWQPPTDDLLDAYGERLLRLVETHRVKRLFIDGLGAFQQAATSQPGRIGNFLTALMNELRVRGVTTLYTLEVPDIQGPSIRTPLGDLSSLAENLILLRFVELHSQLHRLISVLKVRDSQFDSSLHEYATSSQGLLIDPTSDSAERITWGYAPVGEGRA; this is encoded by the coding sequence GTGACCAAGGCTCAGTTTCCAATTGAGCCCCGGGTGGCAAGCGGTGTTCCCGGCCTCGATATCATCCTGTCCGGTGGCCTCCTGCAGGGGGGACTTTACATCGTCCAGGGCCCACCTGGGGCCGGCAAGACAACGCTCGGCAACCAGCTCTGCTTCCATCACGCCGCTGGCGGCGGCAAAGCGCTCTACGTCACCCTCCTCGCTGAATACCACGCTCGGATGATGCAGCATCTCGGCAGCATGACCTTCTTCGATGCAAGCAAGATCCCGGACCAGATCACCTACCTGAACGGGTTGCGGACCCTGCATGAAGCTGGGTTGAAAGGGCTTCTGGATCTGCTTCGGCGCGAGATCGCCGCGCGCACTATCACGCTCCTGGTGCTTGATGGCGTCGTCTCGGTGCGCCGGGCGGCCGACGATGACCAGGCTTTCAACGCGTTCGTGCATGCGCTGCAAGCGGTCGCGATCGCCACCGACTGCACGATGGTCATTCTGACCAACGGACAGGGCACCAAGACATCCCCTGAACACACGATGGTGGATGGCATCATTGAGATGTCCGAGCAGCTGATTGGCTGGGCAGCCGAGAGCACGCTGCAAGTGGTCAAGTTCCGTGGCAGTGCCTTCCTTCGGGGCCGACACGCCTTCAAGATCACCAGCGATGGCGTCGTCGTGCATCCCCGCATCGAAGCCCTGCTGGCCCGCCCGTCGCGGGTCAACACGCAGGTCGGCGGACGCGTTTCAACCGGCAATGGCCAGCTCGACATCATGCTGGGCGGAGGGCTGCCCACCGCCTCCACCACGATGGTGATGGGCCCGTCCGGGGTCGGCAAGACGACGCTCGGGCTGGAGTTCCTGGCATCCTGTAGCGCGACTGAGCCTGGTTTGCTGTTCGGCTTCTACGAGACGCCGCCCCGGATCGACGCCAAGATTGGCGGCGTCTGCCCGCGCCTGCGTGACCTTGTCGATACCGGGATCGTCTCGGTGGAGTGGCAGCCGCCGACCGATGACCTGCTCGATGCCTATGGCGAGCGCCTGCTCCGGTTGGTGGAGACGCATCGTGTCAAACGACTGTTCATCGACGGCTTGGGTGCCTTCCAGCAAGCCGCCACAAGCCAGCCGGGCCGGATCGGCAACTTCCTGACCGCGCTGATGAACGAGCTGCGCGTGCGTGGGGTGACCACGCTCTACACGCTCGAGGTGCCCGACATCCAGGGGCCCAGCATCAGGACACCGCTGGGTGACCTGTCGAGCCTAGCCGAGAACCTCATCCTGCTTCGGTTCGTCGAGCTGCATTCGCAGTTGCACCGGCTGATCTCGGTTCTGAAGGTGCGGGATAGTCAGTTCGACTCATCACTGCATGAGTACGCGACCAGCAGCCAGGGGCTCCTGATCGATCCCACCTCGGACAGCGCGGAGCGTATCACCTGGGGGTACGCGCCTGTGGGCGAGGGCCGCGCCTAA
- a CDS encoding sensor histidine kinase yields the protein MSPKATPRIASGSSTQECRQCALAYHGSVSDSGCMSEQRAVPPTTALSLEDMMVSLRLENADLTEAVAARDSFIAVAAHELRNPMTPMVGQIELLLSGVKAGRYTPQQIEQRLERIQSLMLHYIKRSATLLDVSRITSGNLKLAPASCDLILVVKEVIETYAEATRHAGVSIKLDLPSSLSGTWDQLALEQIIDNLMSNAIKYGEGGPIEVGVIDLGNTICLRIRDQGPGISLDDRARIFDRFERAVGVDSRHSGFGVGLWLVRQLTEAMGGTISVETGLGVGSVFSVVLPRHGTATPT from the coding sequence ATGTCGCCAAAAGCGACGCCAAGGATCGCTTCAGGTTCTTCAACCCAGGAATGTAGGCAATGCGCTCTAGCTTATCACGGTTCCGTGTCCGATAGTGGTTGCATGAGTGAGCAGAGAGCGGTCCCTCCGACGACAGCCTTGTCCCTTGAAGACATGATGGTGAGCTTGAGGCTGGAAAACGCTGACCTGACAGAAGCGGTGGCGGCCCGCGACAGCTTCATCGCAGTGGCAGCGCACGAGCTTCGTAATCCAATGACCCCGATGGTCGGTCAGATCGAGCTGCTGCTGTCCGGCGTGAAAGCCGGCCGGTATACGCCCCAGCAGATCGAACAACGCCTTGAGCGGATCCAGAGCCTGATGCTTCATTACATCAAGCGATCCGCGACCTTGCTCGACGTCTCTAGGATCACGAGCGGCAACCTCAAGCTCGCCCCAGCGTCCTGTGATCTGATCCTTGTCGTGAAGGAGGTCATCGAGACCTACGCCGAGGCCACGCGGCATGCCGGGGTCTCGATCAAGCTCGATCTGCCGTCGAGCCTTTCTGGCACATGGGATCAACTGGCTCTGGAGCAGATCATCGACAACCTGATGTCAAATGCCATCAAATACGGCGAAGGCGGTCCAATCGAGGTCGGGGTCATCGATCTCGGCAACACCATCTGCCTGCGGATCCGGGACCAAGGACCCGGGATCTCGCTCGACGATCGAGCGCGCATCTTTGATCGCTTCGAGCGGGCGGTCGGCGTGGACTCGCGGCATAGCGGCTTCGGGGTCGGGCTTTGGCTGGTGCGACAACTCACCGAGGCGATGGGGGGGACTATCAGCGTGGAGACTGGGCTGGGTGTTGGTTCGGTCTTCAGTGTCGTCCTTCCGCGTCACGGCACAGCAACCCCGACGTGA